The Rattus rattus isolate New Zealand chromosome 8, Rrattus_CSIRO_v1, whole genome shotgun sequence genome contains the following window.
ATCACTGCTGTGAGGAAACATcacgaccaaagcaacttgggaaggagatGGTTTATCTGGCTTGTGCTTCCAAAGCActgtttattattgaaggaagtcaggccaggaacccaaacagggcaggaacctggagacaggagctgatgcagaggccatggagggatgctgctcactggcttgctccccgtggtttgctcagcctgctttcttatagaacccgggaccaccagccaaggggcagcaccacccatagtgggctggaccctccccatcaatcactcaTTAAGACAATACCCCATAGGCTTGTCTACAGCCAGATCTTAGAGAAgcattctcctccctcctctctgatgactctagcttgtgtcaagttgacacagaactaTTCACGCAGCCCATGGCACATGGGGCATTTCTGGGTTCTTGGAGAACTGGAAGTTTGAACTATGTCCAGGGGGTGCTAAACCAAACCAGCCATTCTCTGTTGGCAAAGATCGTGCGGAAAGGGTAGGCAGTAAAGATGATGAAGAAGCTGTTTTCTCCCCTGACTCTGGGAATGTAATCACAACCCCATTCGTGAGAGCTAAGTAGTCTACCATGAAGCTAACCTGCAGATCAGGGAAGCAAGCCATTGTTTTTTAGTAACCAGAACAGGGAGTGACTATTGACTCTGTAGGAATTGAAACTTTATGGGTTTcaaagggggatggggggagagacACAGAATAAGAGGTTGACACCTGCCAAGTTCCCAGAGAGACGCATAGTTCAAGGCTGTGGTGACTGAGTCCATGGCATCCTCAGTCAGACCTGAGCATGGCTCTGAGGTTATTCACAGCTCTACAGAGGGAAGAGGCTTGCCGAGCCAAGGCTTCCGAAGACAGGCTGAAGCAGAGGTTACAAGGGCTGGAAGctgaactggaaagaacccaaagtGAAGGGCGGGCTGTATATGCAGGTATGTTTGATCAGGTAGGCAGGAAATGGGCCTGGCGGAGGTCAAGCAAGAGGGTCAGGGAATCCAAGGACAGGAAATGAAGAGGAATTCCAACTGCTATACTTCCGTGCGTAGGCAGTGTCCTGAGAATCAAAGATAGATCCCTGGTAGAAGGTGGATTCCCACATTCTAGAGTGTCTAATGCGCCATGCTTGGTGTTTTCGTGATACAAAATATAGTCGAAGCCTTTATCTTCTTCATCTTTGGGAGTAAGTAGGAGGAATGGCCAGAATCCCCCCTAAATATGGGGGAAAGGGTCTTGTTTCTTATCCCCCAAATTTTCAAGGTCTCCCAAGTTTCTTGGTTTGTTCCTCCGCTGAGACTCCACTGAGACATGtaactttatttcctttcttcatgcCTCCATCCCTACCTTGGTTCCTGCTGCCTATGGCTCCTACCTCAGAGATGAGCCGCCAGCGTCAAGCCCTGCAaaaggagctggggacccgaagcAAGCGGctggaggaggaagtgagaggTCTAAGGGAGCGGCTAGGTAGGCCCCCATCCTCGCCCCTTCTTTCCCAGGCTCAGTAACAAGGCCCAGCATGGACTAGTGGACCTCGAAGGCTCTCCTCTAGACGTCTACAGTCTGTTGGCTGAATTTTAACCCGAGTCACCGTCACCCTAGCTCTCCTCTGAACAGAGTTCAGTGCCACAAACCTCTCTGTTAGGGCTGGAGTTGGCCTCTCCGatagttggctcagcagttaacttAACAGCACTTGTTCTTACAAAGAACCAGAaaccaattcccagcacccacttggtggttcacaaccatcccaTAACTGTAGCCTGAGGGAATCTaaagtcctcttctgacctccacagacacccacatgatgcacatacatgcaagtgaagcactcatacacacaaaataacaaaataaataaatctattaaagaaaaggaaagttttaTAAAAGCCTCTAAGACAGAGTTAAAGAGAAGGTAAGTGTCACCACATTTCTCCCTTTGCTTAATCTCCCCAAGTCCAGCAGTTAACCCCTtcactgccttgtctgtcctaagcaaaatattttcctttttagtttagCCAACTTTTACAGCCAAACTACAGAAAATGTTAGACTTGATTTACTTCAGTATCCTCAAAGCCAAACATCTGGTAGAAAGCCTTAAATGTCTACTTGTTAAATCAACAAATTAAAtcaatcagagaagaaaacagaggtcagaagatggcatcagatcccatggagctACCAATGGTtctgggccaccatgtgggtggtgtaaaccaaacccaggtcctcggcaagagcagcagccgccagtgctctgaaccgctgagccattgctccaggcCCCTCCTGAGTCCTCTCTTATTCCTCAAAAGCCcaaagtggccttgaactctgtgatcctccagcctcagtctcctgagttgTAGGTTTTAGGCATGAGTCATCAGATTCCTATTTCAAAGTTTTCTTATCCTAAAATATCTTTGGTTTGGATATAAATATTCATGAGCTGCTTTATAAAGGCCAGGGACACCATCTCTAACTTTGACCCTCTTTTGAATTAAgtcaacatttattgagcacctttTGTATACAGTGCTTTGTCATCCATTTTCACATTTAAGGTCACAGCAAACACAAGGAGCATATGTTATTTTCCCTCTAAAGAtaaaggagctggagaaagggttcaatggttaagaacgttgctgctcttcctgagggcctagctttgatcccagcacccacatggtgactggAAAACAttataattccagtttcaggggatctggtcTAATACCCTCTTATGGTCTGGACTGCACAGGcaaatgcgcgcgcgcgcacacacacacacacacacacacacacagagacagagacagacagagagacagagaggaagatgttttaaaacagatataaaattaaaataaatacatctataaaGATAAACTAAACACTGAACCATGCTAGGTGGTACAAGTCTGTAACACCAACCCTGAGAGGGAGAAGCAAAACAATATGGATCTCAAGGTTTTCCTTGGCTACATGGagattttaaggccagcctgggtcaaaCATTTAAGACAGGGTGATTCAGAGAGCCTTGTCCCACACTAAGTAAAAAGCAGCAGACTTTGGCCCATCTGCTGTCTCAAGCCCTCCATGTACCCTGCCACCCCTCAGGGAGTCTATAGAGACCTCAGGAAAGCAGTGACCCTGGGAGTCTCTAGTGGCCTCTGTGAAGCTGCCTCGTAGGCGCCTTCGGTTGCTGTTCTTGGTATACAGTGTCACtgtcctgtcttctctttctccctgccccGCTGCCTAGAAACATGCCAAAAGGAGGCCAAGACCGCAAGGGAAGAGGCTGAGCGAGCCCTCCGAGAGCAAGATGGAACCCTGGCTGAGCTTCGCGCCCACGTGGCTCACATGGAGGCCAAATATGAGGAGATCTTGCATGTAAGCACCACTACCTGTCAGCCGTCTCCTAATTCTCATAACCCTCTATCCCTTTGCCCCCAATTGATGTGATAACCCATGACCTAAGGGGGCCGTGCTCTGTCCTAAGTGTAAAGAGAAGGTATAACCGTTGACAGAGCCAgtgacttgtaatcccagaacctgggCAGCTAACACAGGGAGATTTTGAGCTACAAAGGCCAAGAGGCACTATAATGTACTATGCACCTGCTACACTGTGAGATCGAGACTCAAAATAATCAGGGGATTACGTCATTATATGGTGTCAGGACTATACACCAAAATAGAAATATAGGTCGATGGTAGTGCTCTAGGCTCTAGCCTAGTATGCaaggccatgag
Protein-coding sequences here:
- the Ccdc153 gene encoding coiled-coil domain-containing protein 153: MPPKTKGKGRKAATRKKKKNSSPGVEAEAKHRLVLLEKELLQDHLALQREEACRAKASEDRLKQRLQGLEAELERTQSEGRAVYAEMSRQRQALQKELGTRSKRLEEEVRGLRERLETCQKEAKTAREEAERALREQDGTLAELRAHVAHMEAKYEEILHDNLNCLLAKLRAVKPQWDAATLRLHTRHKEQLRRFGLNPLDL